From the Merismopedia glauca CCAP 1448/3 genome, one window contains:
- a CDS encoding HesB/IscA family protein, translating into MIQVTESTQRGIQLTENALKQVLFLQDRQGKDLYLRVGVRQGGCSGMSYMMDFTDSSSIGEQDDVFDYEGFKIVCDRKSLLYLYGLVLDYSDAMIGGGFQFTNPNATQSCGCGKSFNV; encoded by the coding sequence ATGATACAAGTTACTGAATCTACCCAAAGGGGTATTCAACTCACAGAAAACGCTCTCAAACAAGTTCTATTTCTCCAAGATAGACAAGGTAAAGATTTGTATTTGCGAGTTGGGGTACGCCAAGGAGGTTGTTCGGGAATGTCCTACATGATGGATTTTACCGACTCTAGTTCTATTGGCGAACAAGATGATGTTTTTGACTATGAAGGGTTTAAGATAGTTTGCGATCGCAAAAGTTTACTCTACCTCTACGGGTTAGTCTTAGATTATAGCGATGCCATGATCGGTGGTGGTTTCCAGTTTACTAACCCCAATGCCACTCAAAGTTGTGGTTGCGGTAAG